Proteins encoded by one window of Erwinia pyrifoliae DSM 12163:
- the cysK gene encoding cysteine synthase A, whose amino-acid sequence MSKIYEDNSLTIGHTPLVRLNRIGNGRILAKIESRNPSFSVKCRIGANMIWDAEKRGILKPGIELVEPTSGNTGIALAYVAAARGYKLTLTMPETMSVERRKLLKALGANLVLTEGAKGMKGAISRAEEIVASNPDKFVLLQQFSNPSNPEIHEKTTGPEIWEDTDGEVDVFIAGVGTGGTLTGVSRYLKNTKGKTDLISVAVEPTDSAVIAQALAGEELKPGPHKIQGIGAGFIPANLDLNLIDRVIAITNEEAISTARRLMEEEGILAGISSGAAVAAALKLQEDDAFAGKNIVVVLPSSGERYLSTALFADLFTEKELQQ is encoded by the coding sequence ATGAGTAAGATATATGAAGACAACTCTTTAACAATCGGTCATACGCCGCTTGTTCGACTGAACCGCATCGGTAATGGACGCATTCTGGCAAAAATTGAGTCGCGTAATCCCAGCTTCAGCGTCAAATGCCGTATCGGTGCCAATATGATTTGGGATGCGGAAAAGCGCGGAATTCTTAAGCCGGGTATTGAACTGGTCGAACCGACCAGCGGTAATACCGGTATTGCCCTGGCCTATGTCGCGGCAGCTCGCGGATATAAACTGACGTTGACGATGCCCGAAACGATGAGCGTTGAACGCCGCAAGCTGCTGAAAGCACTGGGAGCGAATCTGGTGCTGACCGAGGGTGCAAAGGGTATGAAAGGTGCCATCAGCAGAGCGGAAGAGATCGTCGCCAGCAATCCGGATAAATTTGTCCTGCTGCAGCAGTTCAGCAATCCGTCCAATCCGGAAATTCATGAGAAAACCACCGGCCCGGAGATCTGGGAAGATACCGATGGCGAAGTAGACGTGTTTATCGCCGGCGTGGGCACCGGTGGCACGTTAACCGGGGTAAGCCGTTACCTCAAAAACACGAAAGGGAAGACAGATCTGATTTCGGTCGCGGTTGAACCCACCGATTCGGCGGTCATCGCTCAGGCGCTGGCCGGGGAGGAGCTTAAACCAGGCCCGCACAAGATCCAGGGTATTGGCGCAGGTTTCATCCCGGCCAACCTCGATCTCAACCTGATAGACCGCGTTATTGCCATCACGAATGAAGAAGCCATTTCAACTGCGCGCCGCCTGATGGAAGAAGAAGGTATTCTGGCCGGTATCTCTTCCGGTGCCGCCGTGGCTGCTGCATTAAAGCTACAGGAAGATGACGCATTCGCGGGAAAAAATATTGTGGTTGTGCTCCCCTCTTCCGGAGAACGTTACCTTTCCACCGCGCTGTTTGCCGATCTGTTTACCGAGAAAGAGCTACAACAATAA
- the cysZ gene encoding sulfate transporter CysZ, which translates to MPHHNFDHSPNGVHYFSIGWKLIRLPGIRRFVILPLVINIVLMAGAFIWLFHRLGQWIPELMAMVPGWLQWLSYLLWPLLVLSIILVFSYLFSTVANWIAAPFCGLLAEQLEGRLTGNPLPDNGWSGLIKDLPRVIKREWQKLAYYLPRALVLLVLYFLPGFGQIVAPVLWFLFSAWMMAIQYCDYPFDNHKVNFRQMRSAMRQNKTMNLQFGALVSLFTMIPLLNLVIMPVAVCGATAMWVDRYRPLLASNR; encoded by the coding sequence ATGCCACATCACAATTTTGACCATTCGCCTAACGGCGTTCACTATTTCAGCATCGGCTGGAAACTGATTCGCCTGCCGGGTATACGCCGTTTTGTGATCCTGCCACTGGTTATCAATATTGTTCTGATGGCGGGTGCATTTATCTGGCTGTTCCACCGTCTCGGGCAATGGATACCAGAACTGATGGCGATGGTTCCGGGTTGGCTGCAATGGCTGAGCTATCTGCTGTGGCCACTGCTGGTGCTGTCAATCATCCTGGTCTTTAGCTATTTATTCTCCACGGTGGCCAACTGGATTGCCGCCCCCTTTTGTGGGCTACTGGCCGAACAGTTGGAAGGAAGGTTGACCGGTAACCCTCTGCCTGACAACGGCTGGAGTGGACTGATTAAGGACCTGCCACGCGTTATCAAGCGTGAGTGGCAGAAGCTGGCTTACTATCTTCCGCGCGCGCTGGTGCTGCTGGTGCTCTATTTTTTACCGGGGTTTGGTCAGATCGTTGCCCCGGTGCTGTGGTTCCTGTTTAGCGCCTGGATGATGGCCATCCAGTACTGTGATTATCCTTTTGATAACCATAAAGTGAACTTTCGCCAGATGCGTTCGGCCATGCGACAGAACAAAACGATGAATCTGCAGTTTGGTGCGCTGGTCAGCCTGTTCACCATGATCCCGCTACTCAATCTTGTCATCATGCCGGTTGCGGTGTGCGGAGCCACCGCAATGTGGGTGGATCGTTATCGCCCACTGCTGGCCTCGAATCGCTAA
- the zipA gene encoding cell division protein ZipA, translating to MMQDLRLILIVVGAIAIIALLLHGLWTSRKERSSVFRDRPHKRLKQDRKEAFEDDEEGVGEVRTRRPPPETSEPSLGEIDTGDAPPRHSKPQPEPVYHHQPQDRDDEPSAEDPLFGAALAQNPAEPEVIQPALQPEKVRPTTAPPADKVESAVAAAPEHSPQAPAVDTRQKETVLVLHVSAHAGGSLSGEALLQGVLQAGFQFGEMNIFHRHLNPAGSGPVLFSLANMVKPGSFNPDNMSEFSTPGVSIFMMVPSYGDAHQNFKLMLQSAQRIADDVGGVVLDDERRMMTPQKLETYKARIRNVIDANH from the coding sequence ATGATGCAGGATTTGCGTCTGATATTAATCGTTGTTGGCGCGATCGCCATTATAGCGCTTTTACTACATGGCCTGTGGACCAGTCGTAAAGAGCGTTCATCCGTTTTTCGCGATCGCCCGCACAAGCGTTTAAAACAGGACAGAAAAGAAGCTTTCGAAGATGACGAAGAAGGCGTGGGTGAAGTGCGTACGCGACGCCCCCCTCCTGAAACATCGGAACCTTCCCTGGGTGAAATTGATACCGGGGATGCGCCGCCGCGTCACAGTAAACCGCAGCCTGAGCCGGTATATCACCACCAGCCGCAGGATCGGGACGATGAGCCGTCTGCTGAGGATCCGCTGTTCGGTGCCGCACTAGCACAGAACCCTGCGGAGCCTGAAGTGATTCAGCCGGCTCTCCAGCCGGAAAAAGTTCGGCCGACCACCGCTCCGCCAGCCGATAAGGTTGAATCGGCTGTGGCAGCAGCGCCCGAGCACAGCCCGCAAGCACCGGCAGTAGACACGCGTCAAAAAGAGACCGTGCTGGTGCTACACGTTTCGGCTCATGCTGGCGGTAGCCTCAGTGGTGAAGCACTGCTGCAAGGCGTTTTGCAGGCAGGATTCCAGTTTGGCGAGATGAATATCTTCCACCGGCATCTTAACCCGGCAGGCAGCGGCCCGGTGCTGTTCAGCCTGGCGAACATGGTTAAGCCCGGTTCGTTCAATCCAGACAATATGTCGGAATTCTCTACCCCGGGCGTGTCCATCTTTATGATGGTGCCTTCCTATGGTGATGCTCATCAAAACTTTAAGCTGATGCTGCAATCCGCTCAGCGGATCGCCGATGATGTTGGTGGCGTGGTGCTTGATGATGAGCGCCGCATGATGACGCCACAGAAGCTGGAAACGTACAAAGCGCGTATTCGCAACGTCATCGACGCTAACCACTAA
- the ligA gene encoding NAD-dependent DNA ligase LigA translates to MESVQDKITHLRTLLRHYEYQYHVLDAPAVPDAEYDRLMGELRDLEAQHPELLTSDSPTQRVGAAPLSVFEQVRHEVPMLSLDNAFDEESYLAFNKRVQDRLKSTDDITFCCELKLDGLAVSLLYEKGELVRAATRGDGTTGENITANVRTIRAIPLRLSGDNIPERLEVRGEVFMPLVGFEQMNEQARSSGQKVFANPRNAAAGSLRQLDPRITAKRPLTFFCYGLGLLEGGEMPRSHRARLQRFKAWGLPVSDRVRLCHSPAEVLDFYHQVEAARPTLGFDIDGVVIKVDSLALQEQLGFVARAPRWAVAFKFPAQEQMTTVRDVEFQVGRTGAITPVARLEPVLVAGVMVSNATLHNADEIERLGLKIGDRVVIRRAGDVIPQVMSVVETGDNAREIAFPTRCPVCGSDVERVEGEVVARCTGGLICGAQRKGALKHFVSRRALDIDGMGEKIIDQLVDKEYVKNPAELFELTAGKLTGLDRMGPKSAQNVVNALVKAKQTTFARFLYALGISEVGEATAANLAAHFGTLDALMAADLDALMAVQDVGKVVASHVRNFLDEESNLEIIRLLVDKAGVNWPQVMVVKAEEIDSPFAGKTVVLTGSLSILSRDEAKDRLQALGAKVSGSVSKKTDLVVAGEAAGSKLAKARELGIDVIDEQEMIRLLGEKYGKKTPD, encoded by the coding sequence ATGGAATCTGTGCAAGACAAAATCACCCATCTGCGAACCCTGCTTCGCCACTATGAATATCAGTATCATGTGCTGGACGCACCGGCAGTGCCCGATGCAGAATACGATCGTCTGATGGGTGAATTGCGCGATTTGGAAGCGCAGCACCCTGAACTGCTGACCTCCGACTCACCAACCCAGCGCGTAGGTGCAGCACCACTGAGTGTTTTCGAGCAGGTGCGCCACGAAGTGCCGATGCTGTCGCTGGACAATGCCTTTGATGAAGAGAGTTATCTGGCATTTAATAAGCGCGTGCAGGATCGGCTGAAAAGCACGGATGACATCACCTTTTGCTGCGAGCTGAAGCTGGATGGGCTGGCGGTCAGCCTGCTGTATGAAAAAGGCGAGCTGGTACGGGCTGCGACCCGAGGTGATGGCACCACGGGAGAAAATATTACCGCTAATGTGCGCACCATCCGGGCTATTCCGCTGCGTTTGAGTGGTGACAACATTCCTGAGCGCCTCGAAGTGCGTGGTGAAGTTTTTATGCCGCTGGTCGGATTCGAGCAAATGAATGAGCAGGCGCGTAGCAGCGGTCAAAAGGTGTTTGCTAATCCGCGCAATGCCGCCGCCGGTTCTCTGCGACAGCTTGATCCGCGTATCACCGCGAAACGTCCGCTCACTTTCTTCTGCTACGGCCTGGGTCTGCTGGAAGGCGGCGAAATGCCGCGCAGCCATAGGGCGCGCCTGCAACGTTTTAAAGCCTGGGGGCTGCCGGTCAGCGATCGTGTGCGCCTTTGCCACAGTCCGGCAGAGGTACTGGACTTCTACCACCAGGTTGAGGCGGCTCGCCCGACGCTGGGCTTCGATATTGATGGCGTGGTGATTAAAGTGGACAGCCTGGCGCTGCAAGAGCAGCTGGGCTTTGTTGCGCGTGCACCACGTTGGGCAGTCGCGTTTAAGTTTCCCGCGCAGGAGCAGATGACGACAGTGCGTGATGTCGAATTTCAGGTTGGCCGCACCGGCGCCATTACGCCGGTTGCCAGGCTGGAACCGGTGCTGGTTGCCGGGGTCATGGTGAGTAATGCCACCCTGCATAACGCCGATGAAATCGAGCGACTGGGGCTGAAAATCGGCGATCGTGTGGTTATCCGCCGGGCTGGCGATGTCATTCCCCAAGTCATGAGCGTGGTGGAGACAGGCGACAACGCGCGTGAGATTGCATTCCCGACACGCTGCCCGGTATGCGGCTCGGACGTCGAACGCGTCGAAGGGGAAGTGGTGGCGCGCTGCACCGGTGGTCTGATTTGCGGCGCGCAGCGTAAAGGTGCCTTGAAACACTTTGTTTCTCGCCGGGCGCTGGATATCGACGGTATGGGTGAGAAAATTATCGATCAGCTGGTGGACAAAGAATATGTCAAAAATCCGGCGGAGCTGTTTGAACTGACGGCAGGCAAGTTGACCGGGCTGGATCGGATGGGGCCGAAATCGGCGCAGAATGTGGTGAACGCGCTGGTAAAAGCGAAGCAAACCACCTTTGCACGGTTCCTTTATGCGCTGGGCATCAGTGAAGTCGGCGAAGCCACTGCGGCAAATCTGGCGGCTCATTTTGGCACGCTGGACGCGCTGATGGCGGCCGATCTGGATGCGTTAATGGCGGTGCAGGACGTCGGCAAAGTGGTCGCCAGCCATGTGCGCAACTTCCTTGACGAAGAGAGTAACCTTGAGATCATTCGCCTGCTGGTGGACAAGGCCGGGGTAAACTGGCCGCAGGTGATGGTGGTTAAAGCAGAAGAGATCGACAGTCCGTTTGCCGGTAAAACCGTGGTGCTGACCGGTTCACTGAGCATCCTTTCCCGTGACGAAGCCAAAGACCGTCTGCAGGCGCTGGGGGCGAAGGTCAGCGGCAGCGTATCGAAGAAAACCGATCTGGTCGTTGCCGGAGAAGCCGCAGGTTCCAAACTGGCCAAAGCCCGGGAGCTGGGCATTGATGTGATAGATGAGCAGGAAATGATACGTTTACTCGGTGAAAAGTATGGAAAAAAAACACCTGATTGA
- a CDS encoding DUF3820 family protein — MEKKHLIEMANTVMPFGKYKGCVLIELPEEYLLWFARKNEFPQGHLGELMQMTLAVKIEGLEGLINPLKQPH; from the coding sequence ATGGAAAAAAAACACCTGATTGAAATGGCGAATACCGTTATGCCCTTTGGCAAATACAAAGGGTGCGTGTTAATTGAGCTGCCGGAAGAGTACCTGCTGTGGTTTGCCCGCAAGAATGAGTTTCCTCAGGGCCACCTTGGGGAACTGATGCAGATGACTTTGGCTGTCAAGATTGAGGGATTAGAGGGATTGATCAATCCGTTAAAGCAGCCGCATTAA
- a CDS encoding bile acid:sodium symporter family protein — MGIFRIDPLMLKLIITVLLASFLPARGHFVDFFEWLTTAAIALLFFMHGAKLSREKIIAGGGHWRLHLWVMFSTFVLFPALGAIFVWWHPLQVSHEIYTGFMYLSILPATVQSSIALTSLAGGNVAAAVCSASASSLLGVFISPLLVSLLMNVHSNVPGGSLEQIGKIMLQLLVPFVVGHLSRRWIANWVEKNRSLIGKTDQASILLVVYSAFSEAVVNGIWHRVGVVTLVWIVVGSLGLLFVVLAINLTAARLFGFSRADEITILFCGSKKSLANGVPMANILFPSAAVGIIVLPLMIFHQVQLMVCSMLAQRYRKAGEKQAVARQESANRAVSGSGKSS; from the coding sequence ATGGGTATTTTTCGTATCGATCCTCTGATGTTAAAACTGATTATCACCGTGCTGCTGGCATCGTTCCTGCCCGCTCGTGGTCATTTTGTTGATTTCTTCGAGTGGTTAACCACCGCCGCCATCGCGCTGCTGTTCTTTATGCACGGCGCCAAGCTGTCACGCGAAAAAATTATTGCCGGTGGCGGCCACTGGCGTCTGCATCTGTGGGTGATGTTCAGCACCTTCGTGCTGTTTCCGGCGCTGGGAGCCATTTTTGTCTGGTGGCATCCTCTGCAGGTGAGCCACGAGATCTATACCGGATTTATGTATCTGTCGATCCTCCCTGCTACCGTTCAGTCGTCAATAGCTTTGACTTCGCTGGCCGGAGGCAACGTTGCGGCGGCGGTGTGCAGCGCATCGGCATCCAGCCTGTTGGGGGTGTTTATCTCACCGTTGCTGGTTAGCCTGCTGATGAACGTGCACAGCAACGTTCCGGGCGGCAGCCTTGAACAGATCGGTAAGATTATGCTGCAGCTGCTGGTTCCGTTCGTTGTCGGGCATCTTTCCCGCCGCTGGATCGCGAACTGGGTCGAGAAAAACCGCAGCCTGATCGGCAAAACTGACCAGGCTTCGATTTTACTGGTGGTCTATTCGGCCTTTAGCGAAGCGGTGGTAAACGGTATCTGGCACCGGGTAGGCGTGGTGACGCTGGTATGGATTGTCGTCGGCAGCCTTGGCCTGCTGTTTGTGGTGCTGGCGATTAACCTGACCGCCGCCCGCCTGTTTGGCTTCAGCCGTGCCGATGAAATCACCATTCTGTTTTGCGGTTCTAAAAAGAGCCTTGCCAACGGCGTGCCGATGGCCAATATCCTGTTCCCATCCGCCGCAGTGGGCATTATCGTGCTGCCACTGATGATCTTCCACCAGGTACAGCTGATGGTCTGTTCAATGCTTGCGCAACGCTACAGAAAAGCCGGAGAGAAGCAGGCCGTTGCACGCCAGGAGTCCGCCAACCGGGCGGTGAGCGGATCCGGGAAGTCAAGCTAG
- a CDS encoding LysR family transcriptional regulator, with protein sequence MNYTLRQLRVFVAVAGQGSFSQAGQLIGLSQSAVSHSIKELENEMGIRLLDRTTREVLLTEAGKQLASRLERMLEELNTTLLDVRSYGQQRSGTVRVAASQTISAHLMPQCLASGQIHYPEIKIMLRDRPQQWVLQSIRNAEVDFGIVIGPLQADDLQCEAILEEPFLLLCRQDDPLAQRQTVYWNMLNQRTLVLQDYSSGSRVLIDDALRLQQVQADIAQEIGHPATLYPMVEAGIGISILPALALPLPQGRPLMVKRITPEINRTIMLVRRKNRSLTPAAEAIWQEVRQQAEVLTRQRASTSPF encoded by the coding sequence ATGAATTACACCTTACGCCAGCTGCGCGTCTTCGTTGCTGTTGCCGGGCAGGGGAGTTTCAGCCAGGCGGGGCAATTAATTGGGCTTAGCCAGTCCGCAGTCAGCCATAGCATTAAAGAGCTGGAGAATGAAATGGGTATTCGCCTGCTTGACCGCACCACCCGTGAAGTGTTGTTGACGGAAGCAGGAAAACAGCTCGCCAGCCGTCTTGAACGGATGCTGGAAGAGCTGAATACCACTCTTCTGGACGTGCGCAGCTACGGGCAGCAGCGCAGCGGCACGGTGCGCGTCGCCGCCAGCCAGACCATCTCCGCGCATCTGATGCCACAGTGCCTGGCCAGCGGGCAGATACACTATCCTGAAATTAAAATCATGTTGCGCGACCGCCCGCAGCAGTGGGTGTTGCAGAGCATTCGTAATGCCGAGGTTGATTTCGGGATTGTGATAGGGCCGTTGCAGGCAGACGATTTACAGTGTGAAGCGATCCTTGAAGAACCTTTTTTACTGCTGTGTCGGCAGGATGATCCGCTGGCGCAGCGGCAAACGGTTTACTGGAACATGCTGAATCAACGTACGCTGGTATTACAGGATTACTCATCCGGTAGCCGGGTATTGATCGACGACGCGCTGCGTTTGCAGCAGGTGCAGGCAGATATCGCCCAAGAAATTGGCCATCCCGCCACGCTTTATCCCATGGTGGAAGCCGGAATCGGCATCAGCATTCTGCCCGCACTGGCGTTGCCGTTACCGCAGGGCAGACCGCTGATGGTGAAACGTATCACGCCGGAAATTAACCGTACTATTATGCTGGTGAGACGTAAAAATCGCTCATTGACGCCAGCCGCAGAGGCAATCTGGCAGGAAGTGCGCCAGCAGGCTGAAGTGCTGACAAGGCAACGTGCCAGCACCTCGCCGTTTTAG
- a CDS encoding FlxA-like family protein, producing the protein MTTINGSARVSVSSGGSSSVSQTASINKQIVKLQEQLKSLSDETSLKDDQKVKQQQMIENQIAMLEAQLAQIQQQQVDEQLQESKAADSGSSKVADGVNRPTQKNTLNAYI; encoded by the coding sequence ATGACAACAATTAATGGCAGTGCCCGCGTATCCGTCAGCTCGGGCGGAAGCAGTTCAGTTTCGCAAACCGCCAGTATCAATAAGCAGATCGTCAAACTGCAGGAGCAGCTGAAAAGCCTTAGCGATGAGACGTCCCTGAAAGACGATCAGAAAGTAAAACAGCAGCAGATGATAGAAAACCAGATAGCCATGCTGGAAGCTCAGCTGGCACAGATCCAGCAGCAGCAGGTCGACGAGCAACTGCAGGAAAGCAAAGCGGCAGACAGCGGTAGCAGCAAAGTAGCCGATGGCGTCAATCGCCCGACGCAAAAAAATACATTAAACGCCTATATCTAA
- the gltX gene encoding glutamate--tRNA ligase: MKIKTRFAPSPTGYLHVGGARTALYSWLFARHHGGEFVLRIEDTDLERSTQQAIDAIMDGMNWLHLDWDEGPYYQTKRFDRYNAVIDQMLEAGSAYKCYCSKERLEALRENQMANGEKPRYDGRCRDGHEHHADNEPCVVRFRNPQEGSVIFDDRIRGPIEFSNQELDDLIIRRTDGAPTYNFCVVIDDWDMGITHVIRGEDHINNTPRQINILKAIGADVPVYAHVSMILGDDGKKLSKRHGAVGVMQYRDDGYLPEALLNYLVRLGWSHGDREIFSIDEMKQLFELDAVSKSASAFNTEKLQWLNHQYINSLAPEYVATHLQWHIEQEKIDTRSGPQLAHLVKLLGERCKTLKEMAASCRYFYEDFDQFDAEAAKKHLRPVARQPLEVVRGKLAAMTDWTVEGVHHAIQAAADELEVGMGKVGMPLRVAVTGIGQSPALDVTVHAIGQARSVARIAEALVYIANREA, translated from the coding sequence ATGAAAATCAAAACCCGCTTCGCTCCCAGCCCAACTGGCTATCTGCACGTTGGCGGTGCTCGTACCGCACTGTATTCTTGGTTGTTTGCCCGTCACCACGGCGGTGAATTCGTGCTGCGTATTGAAGATACCGATCTGGAGCGTTCAACGCAGCAGGCTATCGATGCCATTATGGATGGCATGAACTGGCTCCATCTCGACTGGGATGAAGGCCCGTACTACCAGACTAAACGTTTTGACCGTTATAACGCGGTTATCGACCAGATGCTGGAAGCAGGTAGCGCCTATAAATGCTATTGCTCAAAAGAGCGGCTGGAAGCGCTGCGTGAAAATCAGATGGCCAATGGCGAAAAGCCGCGTTATGACGGCCGCTGCCGTGACGGCCATGAACATCATGCGGATAACGAGCCTTGCGTCGTGCGTTTCCGCAACCCGCAGGAAGGTTCAGTTATCTTTGACGACCGGATCCGTGGCCCGATTGAGTTCAGCAACCAGGAACTGGACGATCTGATCATTCGCCGTACTGACGGCGCGCCAACCTATAACTTCTGTGTGGTCATTGACGACTGGGATATGGGGATTACCCATGTTATCCGTGGTGAAGACCATATCAACAACACCCCGCGTCAAATCAATATCTTGAAAGCGATTGGCGCAGATGTGCCGGTATATGCGCACGTATCAATGATCCTTGGCGACGACGGCAAGAAGCTGTCAAAACGCCACGGCGCGGTAGGTGTAATGCAGTATCGCGATGACGGCTATCTGCCTGAAGCATTGCTGAACTATCTGGTGCGCCTGGGATGGTCACATGGCGATCGGGAAATCTTCAGCATTGATGAAATGAAACAATTGTTCGAACTTGATGCGGTAAGCAAGTCTGCCAGCGCCTTTAATACTGAAAAACTGCAGTGGCTGAACCATCAATATATCAATTCTCTGGCACCTGAATATGTGGCTACTCATCTGCAATGGCACATTGAACAGGAAAAAATTGATACCCGCAGCGGCCCGCAGCTGGCACATTTGGTGAAACTACTGGGTGAGCGTTGTAAAACGCTGAAAGAGATGGCGGCTTCCTGCCGCTATTTCTATGAAGATTTCGACCAGTTCGATGCCGAAGCGGCGAAGAAACATTTGCGCCCGGTGGCACGCCAGCCGCTGGAAGTGGTGCGAGGGAAGCTCGCAGCCATGACTGACTGGACGGTAGAAGGTGTCCACCACGCCATTCAGGCAGCGGCTGATGAACTGGAAGTGGGAATGGGTAAAGTCGGCATGCCGTTGCGCGTAGCGGTTACCGGTATTGGACAGTCGCCAGCACTGGACGTGACTGTACATGCCATTGGCCAGGCGCGCAGCGTGGCGCGCATTGCAGAAGCGCTGGTATATATCGCCAATCGCGAGGCGTAA
- a CDS encoding YfeC-like transcriptional regulator gives MKKDWLTPEELAQQTGFSRQTINKWVKKENWTTAPKPGVQGGKARMIHIDERVKLFLKSTRHAAEPGAHYRVNQNSLPTLLVTSVQQLSSDEQEKLAAMLLREGIQGILQRLGIGA, from the coding sequence GTGAAAAAGGATTGGTTAACGCCGGAAGAACTGGCACAGCAAACAGGTTTTAGCAGACAGACAATTAATAAGTGGGTTAAGAAAGAGAACTGGACTACCGCACCGAAACCCGGTGTTCAGGGTGGAAAAGCTCGCATGATTCATATTGATGAACGAGTGAAACTTTTCCTTAAATCCACTCGCCATGCCGCAGAGCCTGGTGCTCACTACCGCGTCAATCAGAATTCCCTGCCTACATTGTTAGTCACCTCGGTACAGCAGTTGAGCAGTGACGAACAGGAAAAATTGGCAGCCATGCTGCTACGTGAGGGCATTCAGGGAATATTGCAGCGGCTAGGAATTGGCGCTTGA
- a CDS encoding formate/nitrite transporter family protein, whose translation MSLHTPKEISAVAVQAGVIKSRTPVSSLLILGFLAGAFISFGFLLFIRVVTQLPPEWGSFGTLLGAAVFPVGIILTVLAGGELLTGNMMLMPIAWFARQIGACSVIRNWFWVTIANFIGSIAVAWFFGHMLGLTEGDFLKKTVAVASAKVNADFLHAFISGIGCNWLVCLATWLAFASKDVVGKIFGMWFPVMAFVAIGFQHVVANMFIVPAAIFAGYLSWGEYLPNFVAVFLGNAVGGAIFVGLAYFVAFRAPAEENTFSR comes from the coding sequence ATGTCTTTACACACACCAAAAGAAATTTCGGCTGTCGCAGTTCAGGCAGGCGTTATTAAAAGTCGTACTCCAGTCTCTTCTTTACTTATTCTCGGTTTTCTTGCCGGTGCCTTTATCTCATTCGGCTTTCTGCTGTTCATCCGCGTGGTGACTCAGCTGCCGCCAGAATGGGGTTCATTTGGCACACTGCTGGGTGCGGCGGTATTCCCGGTTGGCATAATCCTTACCGTGCTGGCCGGCGGCGAGCTGCTTACCGGGAACATGATGCTCATGCCGATAGCATGGTTCGCCCGCCAGATCGGTGCCTGCAGCGTCATACGTAACTGGTTCTGGGTGACCATCGCCAATTTCATTGGCAGTATCGCCGTTGCCTGGTTCTTCGGCCATATGTTGGGTTTAACCGAAGGTGACTTTTTGAAGAAAACGGTGGCCGTTGCCAGTGCGAAAGTGAATGCAGATTTCCTGCACGCCTTTATTTCCGGTATCGGTTGTAACTGGCTGGTCTGCCTGGCGACGTGGCTGGCTTTTGCCAGTAAAGATGTGGTGGGCAAGATTTTCGGCATGTGGTTCCCGGTGATGGCTTTTGTGGCCATCGGTTTCCAACACGTTGTCGCAAATATGTTTATTGTCCCTGCCGCTATATTTGCCGGTTATCTTAGCTGGGGCGAATATCTGCCTAATTTTGTCGCCGTATTCCTTGGCAACGCAGTCGGTGGCGCCATCTTTGTTGGGCTGGCTTACTTTGTCGCATTCCGTGCACCAGCCGAAGAAAACACTTTTTCCCGCTAA